TTGCTTTATGAATGTGTCTGACAAGTGCTGTGAAGAAAAAAGCGTCCGTTGTACATCATCCATGTCATGACGTTATTGTTATGCGATTGTCGGAAGGATGCATGACGGATGCACAGCTGGCTTATGATTATTACATTTGTCTGTATTGAAAAGattcaattaattcaaatgGCAAATGCAGTGACTTTATAGAAGAGAAaacactcagagagagagagagagagagagagagagagagagagagagagaggaagttGCTGGTGTGAGAGAAGCAGCAGGGGTCAATGTGATGGAGGGGGTGATTAACACACATCTATAATTCAACAGCAGCATCAAGAGAGTGAAGAGAGCAGTGAGAGGATGAGAATAACAATGACCAGGATTTGCATGAACTTGAGATGCATATACAgtgttatattatgtatatatttttgatagatagatagatagatagatagacagacatgtAAACAAGACAACTTACGCTCATAGTTCATTTTCTtcacagttttaatattttcatccACTTTTGACACAATATCATTGTAGATCCTTGGTGGTGCAAATATGAAGAAGCACTATACTGACATCACAGCTGATCATCAACCAATAGCAAGAGTCAAATAAACAGACAGGCACTTCCCCTTAAGCTTTTCTCTGTGAGGGGGCAAGTAGGGCTAGATGCAGTGCAATGGTAACACGACAAGATGCTAAACACtgttttacattcatattttcatagtGTGTGGTCTGCACATCTTTAAAATTTAGTGtgatgtttaaaacattaagcTTCGAATAGCACATTTTggtttaaaaactgttttggaTCTCGCTGAATCTGTGAGAAAAGATATACAGCAGAGTAAAGACCCATGTGACCAAATGCCcaacatttcaaacatattATGATAAAGATAAGACGTTGTACACCTTCGAGTGCTGCCGGACTGAAATAACAAGTGAAGTGACCCTAAGGGACCggtaataaaaacaagaaagtaAAAAGCTGCTCTGGGAAAGAAGCGAAAGCTCCACTGTACACAAATAATGAAACGACAGCAAGACAAATGCTGTGAGAATGAGCCACATCCATCGTATTAAAACAACATTCTCTATATCTGAAGGGACAATTGTGCGGTAATGCTTTGAGAAGAAGGGCATGAAGTAACATAAGCAACACGAGACGCAAACAGGCCTTTAAAAGCCTTCGGCAGCAGCTCTATCCGAAGTAACACAACAACACGCACAGACAAATCCCTTCCCTGCAGAAACAAACACTCAGTGAGAGTGTAGCTCTACGGTAAATATATTCTATACACAGACCGGGGCCACGGCACAGTTGTCATACCTTTCAGGTCATTTTTGTCTCATTTACCCTCGCCTCACAAAAAGAAAGGTATCAACCCATAGCCCTGCTCACTGCCGAGGATGGGAGCTTTGAAGGCAGGGGTCCACGGAGTCCTTGACGGCCCCTCCAAACACGTCCACGTCTCGGTCTGTCCAGGGCACTATGTTCCCCAACCGGGGAGACTCTGAACATGCCGCCAAAGCAGCAACCTCTGTTGGCGACAACACCCGGTCCCATAGATTAAACAACGAAAGCTCCCCAACAAGAGCCTGGGATGCATCAAATCGCCCGCCAAGAGTGTCCTGGAGAGGAGCCAAAGGAGAGAAGAGGGGTTACGCATGGATAAACATTGTTGAAAAACTGTGCAAAAATGGTACCATTGACAGTCCAAGACCTTTCCACTGGGTTGCACCCTAAAAGGTATGCCCTTGCACTTTAACAACCCTTTACAGTTGCTAAATTTGTCAGGAAAAATACGCAAAATATGGAGCCACAATCCTTTAAAGGACAGCTTTGTACCCCTAATAgagtaaaaatatgtatctttATGGTACTGCCTTTATGGTACTACTTTTGAATCCTTTCAAAGGCAAAATAAGGTGCAGAGATACTGCTCCAAAAAGGGTCGAGCTTTCGCACCACTGAAGGTatgatttttacacattttgttCCAAGAGCAAAAGTGTAACTTTGAGGGTGTATTCAGACTCTTCAAGGATTCACTGTCTATCTTACCTGTTCCTGTCCCAACACCATGACACCTCCAGATTTGATTGGGTGCCATGCGGACAAACCTTCGCCCCGTCCTCTCAGCTTTCCACCTTGATATGCTTTCCAAACTCCATCACGTAGGGTCCAGCTTACGCATATGTGCTGCCAGATACCCTGGGGCAAAGACAGAGGAAGCTGTGCCACCTGTAAATAGAAGGAACAGTTGAGTCCTTGTGTTGTATTGCAAAAAGATGAAGGTATAGTacagggatcctcaaatctgaGCATGGAGAGCCACtgctctgcagagtttagctcaaaCCCTACCTATAAATTTTGTAGTAActctgaagaccttgattagcttgcTCAGGTGTCTTTGACTCAGGGTCAACAGTGTCCCTCCAGTTCCACATTTGAGGAACCCTAGTGTAGTAGTTCTTACCTTGTCATTTATGAGTAGTTCTGCTGGATTATGAATGCCCTGCAACAGGACAAGTTCGTTGGGTTGTTCCGGTACAGCATAGGAAAATGGTGTCCCAATTCCACTCTCAGCAGGTTTGAGCCACAGACACGCTGTGAAGGCGTACATCTCTGGTATATTCCGCCTGACAAGCCCATACATGTAGTTAGTCCGCACAGGGAAAGAAAGTTTATACCCTTGTGGGTAACTGTAATCTGTAAGACCTGAGAAGGAAAAATTGACAGAGTGAGTTCAGAAAGAAGATAGCATTTAATCCCTGAGTTTGACCAAACCTTACTACTTACTCTGTTCCAATTCTGCAATACGTTCTTGCAGGGTGTTGATTCCCTGGTCTATGTGCTGGTGGTGGCTCTGGGTCTCTTTTCGGAGgttcttcctctctttttccAGCAGCCTAATCTTTTTTTCCAGTTCTCCCTCCAGATCCTCCACAGGCCTGCCAGGCTCGCCCACCACTACACTCCCCAGTGTGCTCACAGTATGCTCGGAGTGGTTCATCGCTGCCGGGCCTATCTCCAACTATGAGAGAATTATGCAAGAAGTCAATATTGCAAAATTTAATACATCCTGTTCAACAAGCACACTTGACTATATTAGATCCATTTGACTACCAGGAACTCGAGAAAattatttgttcttaaatcagaCATAATTTTTGAATTAACTTTCATTTAAGGAGAATGGATGTCAGGATTTTGAGCcagcaaagactttttttttctgttcctcaAACACTCATTGTATGGTTTCAAAAGACTTTAAGTATGATACGTGAGTTATGTAATGTACccttttaaatcttttatgggccttttacatgctttttgaagcttgaaagctcCCTGCAATTGCATAGAAAACAGTGGCCACTACATTTCTTACAATTTCTTCTCTCGTGGTATAtgggtttggaaggacatgagtaaatacattcacatttattttatgtagtttttcaCAATTCAAGCTTtgcagaaaacatttattttgataatatcGAAATCTTGCCCTAATGCcaaagaaaatctattttttaatttcagcaaTAATAACTCTGGTCCATTAGTCAATATCACAACATCTACAATTCAGGTGTGACTGCTGACTGTGTTCCAGCTGGCTGAGAACCTGCACTATTCTCTCCTCCTTCATGATTTATGTATGTCTTTCTACCCAAGAGATGAACAAGATGGAGGGGAAAGCAACCTCTCACCAggtgagaaaaacacattaaaacccTGCTAAAACAATAGAAACCATCACAAAAATTCTAATGGTTTCCACTACCAATGCAATATGAACTAACATTACAAACCGtcttttaatcattaaaaaaaatctgtaattagTTTTGGGGCATATTCGATTATCATTTAGTGGTTTAAACAAGGAAACTACTCAGTAGTAACCCACAGGATCCATTACAGTCTCCATTAAAACCAGTACAGATTACCATCATAaccagtaaaaccattacaaatttTGTGATGCTGtctattgttttgattttttttttcaattcactgTGTCTGTTTACTACAATATAAACAGACATGATTATTAATTATCCCCCTAATCTTGACATTTGCACACATCCTTGCATACAAAACCGTTTCCCCTAAGCATCTCCACGGCACCAGATCCCACAAATCTGTTTTGTTATAAGTGTATATAGTTTCTCATACCAACCTCCAACTTTTCTATGCGATCTTTGAGTTGAAGAATGGCTTTCTCCAGTTCCTCCACGGCCCGCGCCGTCTGCAGCTGCACCGCGACCGAGCCGCTCACATCGTCCCCGGCCATGTGGCGACGGTTGCCCGCCCAAACCCCCATACTCCTCTCGTGCAGACTCCTCTCCTCCAGCCCGCTCTCACACTCCGAGAGTTTCCCGGTGAGCTCCGTGATGGTCCTCTGGTCCATGAGGATCTGGTCGTTCTGTTGCATGACGATCTGCCGGAGCTCCTCAGCGGTGGTGCGGAGGCTCCAGTCCTCCTCTTCCGCAAAAGGGTCGTCGGCTTGTTCTCTCAACCCCCTGGATTTGCAATCGGTGATGGGAACGGGGGTGCAAATGAGTCGATTGAGGGTGAACCGTTTCGGACTCGGCCCAGTCACCTCCCCAGCACTGAGCTCATTGAGCGAAGGCATCTCCAGGCCGATATCCAGTCCGCCGCCTTCGTACGATTCAGCACCGTGGAGAGCTCCGAGCGGCCCGGCGTGCGCTACGGATCCGGGCAGCGGCTCCATTAGAGACAGTGAGCGGTTGTCGGATAGCGCTTGGGGCGCGGCGGCCGAGGATCGTGAATACACGCTGGCGATGATGCAGATGACCGCGCCGAGAAAAGCCAGGAGGCCGGCGGAGACTAAAACCACGACGAACTTCATCGCGCCGACTGAGGCTCACAGTGAAACCGTAGCTTTGTAGAGGTTTGGTATTTACGAACGAGCGGTGTTCACCGTCAGAAGCGGGTCTGGATGAAATGAAGGTCGATCGCATCGGCTGTTTTTTCCTCCGCTCGCAGCAGATGATACTGCGCCTCCTCCTTTTCTGTTGCTAAGTGCCCCTCTGGCCGGTTTCTATGGCTACCGCGCGCAATAGAGGGTGGTGAGAGACTGTGATGAAAATGCGTGATGTGTCACATTGATATAAACACCTTTTGGTCTCTTCATCGACATTTATAAATTCTCTATACGTTACCGAAGAGAAATACAGTATGATAAAGACGTCTGATTTTATGTATTTGGATGCATTTATGCTTTGCGCATCATTGATGTAACCTCACAATCGATGCGTTAAAAAATTCATAACAACTTTGGAAATGGAAATGACTGCTCTGACATTTAAACTAATCTAAATGAATGACAAGCTGTTTAAACATCCCCCGAAGCAGCGGTTATATACGGTTATGGTTTAGCatcttgaatatttttaaacggTTTTGAAAGTCTTGTTTATTCgatgaaataacataaaaatgagtTTCTGTGGGTGgaagataactttttttttcatgcaaatcgCTGTGCTGCTGATTtatgcaattaatattttatttcttcaggattctttgCATAAGTTCAATTGGACGgcactttttaaatacaaatgattaGTTTTGCAAGTCTTTACAGTCGCTCagttattaaatgaatgcaccattgctgaacaaaagtattaatttctttcatatTCTGGCTGATGTTTGAAAAGCAGTTCGTACAcgcacacaaaattaaaaagtaaattaaagaCACGCGCCCTTCCGGCGTATCGACGTACTCCAGCACATAATAAACTGACGCGGGTGGTGAAAATGAAAGGGATGCCATAATTGGCCATTAGTCACGGCGCTAATTATTTAGGCAAAATTCCCATGAcgttcactttttaaaaatgcatgtgaaatAGTATCAGTgagaaagataaaaaataaataaaataaaaatatgcagtgTACTCTGCATAAACCTTGAGTGTTTGGCACAATGCATTGGCacagaaatcagaaaaaaaaaaataattaaaatcgaATCGTTgcttaaaatgcaaatttgtgatatcataaattacaaaaaaacttttttttaaataattaaaatatgccaATCATGACAACGACACAGATTAActccaaaccttttttttttaggcactgagttttttttttttacctcaataGTTTGCGGCTACGCTGAAATCATGAATTTACTGATTCATAGAATATCCTCATAAAAACACAAGTGCCGTTAAAAACGACGgaggcacacaaacacaccgtCCGACGTGCGGACTACCTTTCAACTACGAAAACCTTTATTCACTGAAACGGTTGAGGTATATCTTTAAAGACGTATCTGTGGGTGAAgagaagcaataaaaaaaaaaaacctaacaaacgaaaaaaaaaaaatcagtctttGTGTGTCCAAGCTTCTTCTTATTCGCTTCGTGTAGTTCTGCTCGAGTCGTTAAAGCCATCAGTGTTCGaaacgcaaataaaaaaagacatcgGATGCTGCACGAAAAACCCTTTCtccacagagaaaaacaaaagacgTCCTGTTTGGCTTTTTCAGAAATCCAGCCACTCGGCCATGTAAACGCAGTTAGACGGAGAGATCTCGCCCCCTTCATGGCAGTCATCGAACACCTACAGAGCAGAGAGGTCCTGTGGTTAACTTTAACACATTAAAGGCGTAGGTCACCCCAAAATGATTAAAGGCGGCCTAAAGATGCGTTCCAATAAAGAAATGCTTACACCTTTGCCATTAAGGGACACTATCTTCCCCCCTTAAATTGATTTgcatgtctatttttttttccttaggCAAAAAGCCTAACTGCATGTCGTGTTTTTATGTCATATTCTTACCATTCCATTAAgcgtattattaataaaaatattaaagcatgcaataaatgatttaaaactaaACATCGCCAGTAGGTGGCACAGTTCAAAGCTGCAGATTCACGAAAAACGCAGAGAGACGAAAAGGGTACTGTTGCAGATTTGAAAATATAGCAAACAATATTGACAATGGTTTTTAAACGATTCAAAAGCGTAAAATACTCgcttattacattatttaaaatagttttaaatcatttgcaaTGAAAAACTGTGATCTCGCTTGTATTTCGAAcgtgaaaaacaataaatcgcACAAAGGGTGTGCTTCTGTATCAACAATGGTTTCTTAAATCGTTCTCAATGTCAATAATCGTTCTTTATGCTATTAAGTgatgcaaatcagcatatttagCGGCATCCTATCAAACGCACGCTGCCTGTGATTGAAAAGAAACGATTGGTTTTTAATgtgacttcatttaaaaagcactgCCCTAAGCAGCAGCCTAATATTGATCTATATATTAAAAGCTTACCGGACACAGCCCACACGGTGTTTTGACCAGGCCGGTGGGTTGAATTATAGGGTTCACCCCCCTGTAGAGCTTCATCTGTCCGTCTACGCTCCCCACCGTCCCCTCTTTAGCGGCGATTATGGTCATCTCCACTTTGCCGTCATAGATGAGCGTGTTTAGAATGGTCTCGATGTCCTCCATGGACAAATCCACCTAAACGCATTCAATCCATTTAGTTCGTTACCGAAAGGTACAGTtcagcctgaaaaaaaaaatgctggaagTATATTCACTTTTAGGCCATTCAAAAcgtgcaattctgactttacagGTTTATATCTCACGATCATAAATAAACtcataaataaacaattgtgagatataaagtcagaactgcaTGATAAGCATGAAATTTGGGGTTATAAAGggttataaattatataaagtcTCAATTATGagaccagttttttttttacctcaaaatGGGACTTTATCTCAGAATTGCAAATTTATACCTTAATTctgaaaagtcagaattgcaagatatattATGAGATATTAACTCGCAAGTTATAAAGTTAGAATTgcaaatttacttaaaaattctGATTCATTACTTacaattgtgatatatatatatatcacaatatatatacacatatacatatatttatgtatacatatacatatattttttatttttatatatcgcGATTCTGGcattatatctcacaattgtttatttgtcagaaatgcaagtttatttctcacaattctgagggaaaaaaaaagtcagatgtgtaccttttttatttcttacttAGTGGGGGAAACTTCCATActgtggatgctctgcagtgaatgggtgccgtcagaatgagcgtccaaacagctgctaaaGACATCACTCCATTCCAATTAATATCTTCTGAAGCCcaaagctgtgttttatttaagaaacaaatactATACTCCGTCTGTCCCTGTACATCAATATTCACCAACATATTTGCTTAGAACCCTTTCGATCTGGCGCTCGCGtatttctctcccgattcagacGAGACAGCTTTACCCACCGGAGAAAGCGTTTTATGTATAGATGACTGGTTTTAGCTGGAAGTTAAAGGCGGATTTGCAGCAAAACATTAAGTGATGTACTAGTGGTGTGGATTATCGTGATGTTTGTAatcactctgacggcacccattcactcctgAGCATCACTTGTTGGAGCAAgcctccaaatctgttccaatgaaaAGCCAAGCTCGTTTACATCCTGAATTGCATTTTCAGCACATCTTCATTTTTGCCCGAGCTATTTCTCGAAGATATTCTTCACACTCACTTTGCTGATGCCAAGCTCGCAGATGTACTTCCACACTTCATGAGAGGTGGCGAACGAGCTGTTTCTTTGCACCATGGGGCTCTGCTTACTGTCTCGCGCCGCTTCGGCCTGAAAACACACTCGTTTCTGTTCGAGTCTTAAACCTTCAAGGTCGTGAATAAGAACACGAAGCGTCACAATCTCACCTTACTTTGCAGGAACTTAAAGCACTGTTGGTTGAGAACCTCGACGAACTCGGACTCAAAATCCTGATCGCTGTACCAGGCTCCTCCTGTCACAGATCGGTCCGGCTGCAGGTTGTACAGCATGTACACCTTCTTCTTTGAGGCCTGGGTGGGAAAGACATTTCAGCAggtctgaatatttttttttttaccgtttaaGAATTGGTTGGAGATCAACTCACCGCGACCGACTTCACTGCTTTGATGAGTTTCTTACTCTCGAGATTCTTGAGGATTTTATTGATTTCCGTGAGCGGAAGGTTACTCTTATATCTGATGTCTCTGCTCCAAATTCCTTTGGAAAACAGAAGATGCGTGCGATTTAAATACGCTTTCATCCATATATTATATGctgaaaaatgaaacacaagCTAAATGCATTgtgcaaatgataaaaaaataactgtaccTTTATTTCCAGCATCTTCTATGATCTGGTAAACTAGTTTCTCTTGATTATCAGAACCTTTCActttactgtacaaaaaaaaggtatataattttaatcaataatcaattatatattttttgaatgtccatatatatatatatatatatatatatatatatatatatatatatatatatatatatatatatatatatatcaaacgtTATTTTGGACAGCATATTGGGATGATTcatgaaggatcacgtgactggagataaaaataaaaatcctaggaataaattatattttaaaatatattcaaatagaaagtacttattttaagtagtaaattattgcttttgctgtactttggattttaaaaaaatgcaggcCTGgagagtaaaataatttttaatgtttaaaaaacattaatatctAACTGCCCAAAAACGTTTAACCGaattaatatgaaattaaatgatataattatttaattttctattaattcTGTATACACTATAAATATAAGCTGTGCGTGCATTTACAGAGACAAACCTTGCAGACTGAACATCCTTAAGCCTATATAAAAGGCCATTGCTGTTTCTAAGCAAGTCCAATTGACCCTGAGAACAGAAATATTGTATCAGATATGAGCATAAAAGCCGGGAAACACGTTTCATTCAATGTCACCTGGATCTGAACATCTCACCACAGACAGTAGTCTGTTTATAGCCGAGGCCCGTTGCTGCGCCTCAACGTGAGGCATGTCATTCTGGATGACCTGGTCTGTGATCCCATGTGGAAACTGCTGACACAGCTCTTTTATCCTTTccagagagcaaaaaaaaaatcaataggatCGAAATCAACTACATTTCCCAACATTCTCTGCAGCAGCACGAGAATGTTAAAA
This window of the Puntigrus tetrazona isolate hp1 chromosome 22, ASM1883169v1, whole genome shotgun sequence genome carries:
- the polr3f gene encoding DNA-directed RNA polymerase III subunit RPC6, whose product is MTEVKVKKESTDPVDIENRIKELCQQFPHGITDQVIQNDMPHVEAQQRASAINRLLSVGQLDLLRNSNGLLYRLKDVQSASKVKGSDNQEKLVYQIIEDAGNKGIWSRDIRYKSNLPLTEINKILKNLESKKLIKAVKSVAASKKKVYMLYNLQPDRSVTGGAWYSDQDFESEFVEVLNQQCFKFLQSKAEAARDSKQSPMVQRNSSFATSHEVWKYICELGISKVDLSMEDIETILNTLIYDGKVEMTIIAAKEGTVGSVDGQMKLYRGVNPIIQPTGLVKTPCGLCPVFDDCHEGGEISPSNCVYMAEWLDF
- the nptxrb gene encoding neuronal pentraxin receptor b, with amino-acid sequence MKFVVVLVSAGLLAFLGAVICIIASVYSRSSAAAPQALSDNRSLSLMEPLPGSVAHAGPLGALHGAESYEGGGLDIGLEMPSLNELSAGEVTGPSPKRFTLNRLICTPVPITDCKSRGLREQADDPFAEEEDWSLRTTAEELRQIVMQQNDQILMDQRTITELTGKLSECESGLEERSLHERSMGVWAGNRRHMAGDDVSGSVAVQLQTARAVEELEKAILQLKDRIEKLELEIGPAAMNHSEHTVSTLGSVVVGEPGRPVEDLEGELEKKIRLLEKERKNLRKETQSHHQHIDQGINTLQERIAELEQSLTDYSYPQGYKLSFPVRTNYMYGLVRRNIPEMYAFTACLWLKPAESGIGTPFSYAVPEQPNELVLLQGIHNPAELLINDKVAQLPLSLPQGIWQHICVSWTLRDGVWKAYQGGKLRGRGEGLSAWHPIKSGGVMVLGQEQDTLGGRFDASQALVGELSLFNLWDRVLSPTEVAALAACSESPRLGNIVPWTDRDVDVFGGAVKDSVDPCLQSSHPRQ